The DNA window AACACTAAAAACacgattaaatatataaaatcatcaatatatatttattaattataatttataagagttttaagtttatttcttataataatataaatttttaatatattataaaatatattatattaaaaaatatataatcgattatataaaaaattatttatttttgagaatatgGTATAAACGGTGTCCCGTTCTCTGAAACCAAATGAGACGGGAATGGTAGTAAAAAAAATTTCGAAGTAAAAACGGTATGCAAGGGCGGATCTATGTAGGGGTTTGGCCCAccctgaattttttttttctacgaTTCAAATTTAACTATAccaactaatttttaaaattttcaatatatttcaatgtttgtttatctatttattaaaaaaagtaaaatttatctttatccattagttttatttagaattttctttttttaatccCACCCCAACCCTATTTTTTGGGTCCGTCCCTAAAGTACGAAGATCGTAAATGCATTTTCCCCCACGACCTCATTATCATCCGTAATAagaaaagttatttgaaatgtGGATAGACAAGGAATTATCACACATATTTCTTAAATGGAAGTAAAAGTTACGGTTATGATCATATTAAGACTTGTTAGGttgaggttatttaaataaaacaacctaatcaaacatcaattcacttagtttcttatttaatatattatttaatttattaaccaaaatactaaaatgacatatattttaaattattattttttattttatcattatatattaataaattttacgatttttaccaaaaaaaaattcttaattctttagaatcattattttttaaataattcaacttatttaaaaaaaaactaaatccaaacaatctaaaaaaatatatatttaaattaaaaaaataaacattaaaaggTTAGTTTATATGAATTTAACTTaagtgtaaaattttaaaattaaattaaattaatatctaatatttttagttaaaaacaaacaaatatatctaCAAGGAAGTGGGACAGAAACTAGTATGTAATTTCAATTTTCAACCACCGTATACAGTCTTGTTGTCTGTTTAAGAAGGACACGTGGCAATGAATTTGTGGTAAGTATGAATTATTAATGGGAATACGCTGACTGTTTATTTTTCCTCTCTCAGCCAAAAGTGAAGGTAAAAGTGCAATTGGTGACGACAGCTTGCCACGTGTACTCCCCCTCTTTCAACCACAGCCACAAGATCCCATCTTATATCTCGATCCTTCTTAATACCAAACATTcacattttaatcaaaattaaattattatctgaCGTGGCTTCCTGCCCCCTTCTTCTTCTCCCTTTTTCTTTCCTTCCTCCTTCCCCCCATTCTCTCTCTCCTTACAAACTAAACTCCTCTCTCTCTAGAAATATCTCTCAGACTTCCGGCGGCGATTCACACCGGAGAACAGTCACCGTCTCCGATCAGCTGACAGTTTTGTTCAATCTACGGTTGTTCAATCTACAGTCGCCGATTCAGAACAATAATTTATTCGATTTTGTCTGAAAATACCTAACCTAGTCTCATTTGAGACATCCGCAGCTGAAAATTCATGTAACTTACCGAATTTGAAGGTTAATTCAGAAGGATGGAAGGTGTTTGCGTTAACCGGTCGATTGAGTTGTAACTTTTTTACTATACACGCAAAGTTCTATTGTAATTCCTTGTTTCTGCTGCTGctgcgaagaagaagaagttgctGTAATTTCTTAGGATCTAAATCGGATTCTCTATAAACTACGTCATGGACATGGATATACAGGTAAATCCTTCTTTCGCTTTGGATATTATTGATTAATTGTGGATGAATTAGGTTTTAGAGATGAGATCTCATTTAAacgtttttgtttgttttgatgGAATGGAGATGGTTGGACGTTCCTATCTACTTTTTGTAGTAAATCTAAGTTTGATTGCAGTATTTATTGATCATTTCACAACATTTTCATCTAATCATTGGTAATTAATGTCTGGTTAATTGTATTGCAGGATCATAGTGAAGGAACTTGTGCTAATACAGATTTTGACGATCAAATGTTCTTGGATGCTGCAAACAGAAATTGTACTCTGGATGTCCAGTCAAATGAACCTTCACCTACTGGACTTGAATTTGCTATGAAGGTTTGTGTTCTCTTCAATCATGTCATAATGGAAACACCAAAAACCCTAAATATCAATAACATCTTCCATCAAGATATTTTAACCTAAATATCCTTATGAACAAACTActccttatttattttttgaaatcatGTACTCTGTAAATTCTCTGTTGTTGTCTATTTAACATTGATTTAAAGTCTTCAATTGGTTTCTTCTTCAGGTTAGAAAACCATACACAATAACTAAACAACGTGAGAGATGGACAGAGGAAGAACACGAGAAGTTCCTCGAAGCTCTTAAGTTACACGGGAGAGCTTGGCGTCGAATCGAAGGTATATAATTCGCATTTACCTTTCCCGAGTTTAAAAACTTTGTTTCATCATCCTCATTGTCTACTCATTTTTCAACAGAACATGTTGCCACTAAAACTGCAGTTCAAATTCGTAGCCATGCTCAGAAGTTCTTTTCAAAGGTTTGTAACAAATATCCATTCTAAAAGTCCAGTTTTGTATTTCCCCTGCCGGAGAAGACATGTCTAAATCTTTCTCTATCCCGTTTGGTGTTTGGTTAGGTTGTACGTGATTCGGATCGAAGTGATGCAGGCTTAGTGAAGGCGATTTCAATTGAAATCCCACCTCCTCGTCCAAAGAGGAAACCTGTCCATCCATACCCAAGAAAAATCGTAGCTTCAATCAAAACAGGAGGGAGATCTCCATCCTCTTCAAATTTGTATGCTTCTgaagaagaacaacaacaatCTCCTACTTCTGTACTGTCTTCTCTGATTGGATCAGAAGAGAATAACAGATCCGCCACACAATCTCCCATGGTATGGATCATACACCttggttaaaattttgaattacttCTAGACTTTGAGGTGTG is part of the Impatiens glandulifera chromosome 1, dImpGla2.1, whole genome shotgun sequence genome and encodes:
- the LOC124932192 gene encoding protein REVEILLE 2-like encodes the protein MDMDIQDHSEGTCANTDFDDQMFLDAANRNCTLDVQSNEPSPTGLEFAMKVRKPYTITKQRERWTEEEHEKFLEALKLHGRAWRRIEEHVATKTAVQIRSHAQKFFSKVVRDSDRSDAGLVKAISIEIPPPRPKRKPVHPYPRKIVASIKTGGRSPSSSNLYASEEEQQQSPTSVLSSLIGSEENNRSATQSPMKSDFSRFEGKSIQSLKLFGKTVLVSDSSPPAMEEGIIFDSSSGYNSNIAYPTVYNMNLSEAGSYPTTVTSSFFPLHRKADESSNSGQTQDKGCWSGSNCETEAHSWKKGFVPYKRCVTEERDSQFDDNEDRSVRLCL